One Brassica oleracea var. oleracea cultivar TO1000 chromosome C7, BOL, whole genome shotgun sequence genomic window carries:
- the LOC106303446 gene encoding LOW QUALITY PROTEIN: glutamate receptor 2.1 (The sequence of the model RefSeq protein was modified relative to this genomic sequence to represent the inferred CDS: deleted 1 base in 1 codon; substituted 1 base at 1 genomic stop codon), protein MTSPLPKVSKSQSATKEHTKFHSSSASSDNLDVNLLFLVIVLLVHVGEGQNAATDVKVGIVNDVGTAYSNMTLLCINMSLSEFYSSHPETRTRLVTTLVDSQNDVVIAAAAALDLITNKEVKAILGPWTSMQAQFMIEIGQKSQIPIVSYSATSPXLASIRSQYFFRATYDDSSQVHAVKAIIKLFGWREVVPVYVDNTFGEGIMPHLTDALQEINVRIPYRTVISPNATDDEISVELLRMMTLPTRVFVVHIIEVLASRFFAKAKEIGMMKQGYVWILTNSITDGLNLMNETELDTIQGVLGVKTYVPRSEELEAFKSRWKNRFPLSDLSVYGLWAYDATTALAMAIEEAGTSNLTFVKTDAMRNMPGFQGLGVSQYGPKLLQTLSGVRFKGLAGDFRFTNRELQPLVFEIVNVNGHGGRTIGYWQKEHGLLKNLDQIKATTTTLSTWKDRLRPIIWPGDTTFVPSGWEIPTNGKRLKIGVRTDDDFPQFVKVTTDPITNSTIFSGFCIDYFEAVIQAMPYDVSYDFFPVEDMDYETFVYQVYLGKYDAVVADATISANRSKYVEFSLPYTPSGVGLVVPVKDNVKRSSTIFLMPLTWGLCLLSLLSFFIIAIVVWVLEHRVNPDFDGPGKYQISTILWFSFSIMVFAPRERVLSFWARLVVIVWYFLVLVLTQSYTASLASLLTSQQLHPTVTNINTLLEKGQRVGHQSSSFILKRLRESGFSDANLVTYGSLEHCDELLSKEPARGGISAVFMEVPYVRVFLGQYCNKYKMVQTPFKVDGLGFVFPIGSPLVADVSRAILKVEESNKANQLESAWFKKIDESCPDPLTSPDPNPSESFRKLGIDSFWVLFVTAAIVCVTALGKCMFHFLKENPDERNLQGLWGRFLQPDRNSYINQVKTCQCSMKKQTMAFKIHYMF, encoded by the exons ATGACTTCTCCACTTCCCAAAGTCTCAAAATCTCAATCTGCAACAAAAGAGCATACCAAGTTTCATTCTTCCTCTGCAAGTTCTGACAACCTCGATGTCAATCTACTCTTCCTTGTCATCGTCTTATTGGTGCATGTTGGAGAGGGACAGAATGCAGCAACAGATGTTAAAGTGGGAATCGTGAACGATGTAGGAACGGCATACTCCAACATGACCTTGCTCTGTATCAACATGTCTCTTTCTGAATTCTACTCTTCCCATCCAGAAACACGGACAAGGCTTGTAACCACCCTTGTGGACTCCCAAAACGATGTTGTTATTGCAGCAGCAGCAG CTCTTGATCTGATAACAAACAAGGAAGTGAAAGCGATTCTAGGGCCATGGACTTCTATGCAGGCGCAGTTCATGATTGAGATAGGACAAAAATCTCAGATTCCGATTGTTTCGTATTCTGCAACAAGTCCCTAACTAGCTTCCATCCGTAGTCAATACTTCTTTCGAGCTACATATGATGATTCATCTCAAGTGCACGCCGTTAAAGCCATCATCAAACTTTTTGGGTGGAGGGAGGTTGTACCTGTATACGTTGACAACACCTTCGGAGAAGGTATAATGCCTCATCTTACCGATGCGTTACAAGAGATTAACGTTCGTATACCTTACAGAACCGTGATCTCTCCCAATGCCACTGATGATGAAATCTCCGTGGAACTTCTCCGGATGATGACTCTACCCACTAGAGTATTTGTTGTCCACATTATTGAAGTGCTTGCCTCAAGATTTTTCGCCAAAGCTAAGGAAATTGGTATGATGAAGCAAGGATATGTCTGGATCCTCACCAACTCCATTACCGATGGTCTTAATCTCATGAACGAGACAGAGCTTGATACAATCCAAGGGGTCTTGGGTGTAAAGACTTATGTACCAAGATCTGAAGAGCTTGAAGCATTTAAATCTCGATGGAAGAATAGATTCCCACTTTCTGACCTGAGCGTGTATGGACTGTGGGCTTATGATGCTACCACTGCACTGGCAATGGCCATAGAAGAAGCTGGGACATCAAATTTGACTTTTGTCAAGACAGATGCCATGAGGAACATGCCTGGATTTCAAGGTCTAGGCGTATCTCAATATGGTCCAAAACTTCTCCAGACACTCTCTGGAGTTCGGTTCAAAGGTCTTGCTGGTGATTTCCGATTTACCAACCGAGAGCTGCAGCCGTTAGTGTTTGAGATTGTTAATGTGAATGGGCATGGAGGAAGGACCATAGGATACTGGCAGAAAGAACATGGTCTCTTGAAGAACTTAGACCAAATAAAAGCTACCACAACCACTTTGTCTACTTGGAAAGATCGACTTAGACCAATCATATGGCCTGGAGACACCACCTTTGTACCG TCAGGATGGGAGATTCCGACAAATGGGAAAAGACTGAAGATTGGAGTCCGAACTGATGACGATTTCCCGCAGTTTGTGAAGGTTACAACAGATCCTATCACCAATTCAACAATATTCAGTGGATTCTGCATCGACTACTTTGAGGCTGTTATTCAAGCGATGCCTTATGATGTTTCCTATGACTTCTTTCCTGTAGAAGATATGGATTATGAGACATTTGTCTACCAAGTGTACCTCGGG AAATATGATGCTGTAGTCGCAGATGCAACAATATCAGCAAACAGGTCAAAGTATGTTGAGTTTTCATTGCCGTACACACCGTCAGGCGTGGGTCTGGTCGTTCCTGTTAAAGACAATGTCAAAAGAAGCAGTACCATATTTTTGATGCCTTTGACATGGGGACTATGCCTACTCAGTCTTTTGTCCTTTTTCATAATTGCCATTGTCGTATGGGTTCTTGAACACAGGGTAAATCCAGACTTTGATGGGCCTGGAAAATATCAAATCAGCACTATCCTCTGGTTCTCTTTCTCCATTATGGTCTTTGCACCGA GAGAAAGAGTGCTTAGCTTCTGGGCAAGGCTCGTGGTCATAGTTTGGTACTTCTTAGTACTTGTGTTGACTCAGAGTTACACTGCTAGTTTGGCATCGCTTCTTACATCACAGCAGCTTCATCCAACTGTAACCAACATAAATACCTTGCTGGAAAAGGGACAACGTGTGGGACATCAAAGCAGTTCCTTCATTTTGAAAAGACTCAGAGAATCAGGTTTCTCAGATGCTAATCTCGTAACCTATGGGTCTTTAGAACACTGTGACGAGTTACTGAGCAAAGAACCAGCAAGGGGAGGTATTTCTGCAGTTTTCATGGAAGTGCCATATGTGAGAGTCTTTCTCGGACAGTACTGTAACAAGTATAAAATGGTTCAAACACCATTCAAGGTCGATGGATTAGGATTC GTCTTTCCCATTGGATCGCCTCTAGTGGCTGATGTTTCAAGGGCCATTCTAAAAGTGGAAGAGTCGAACAAGGCAAACCAACTGGAGAGCGCATGGTTCAAGAAAATAGATGAAAGTTGCCCAGACCCACTCACCAGCCCCGACCCAAATCCTTCTGAATCCTTCCGGAAACTTGGCATCGATAGTTTTTGGGTTTTGTTTGTCACTGCAGCCATAGTCTGTGTTACTGCATTGGGGAAATGCATGTTTCATTTCCTGAAGGAGAACCCAGATGAAAGAAACCTGCAAGGATTGTGGGGAAGGTTCCTTCAGCCAGATAGAAACTCATACATAAACCAAGTAAAGACATGTCAATGCTCCATGAAGAAGCAAACAATGGCATTCAAA ATTCATTACATGTTTTAA
- the LOC106306772 gene encoding protein GLUTAMINE DUMPER 1, with amino-acid sequence MRLLSVRSNSEDVAMHATSGSSSASVNHGTVPQSPWHSPVPYLFGGLAAMLGLIAFALLILACSYWRHSGEEGGRNGGEVDEEKESRSGDKVASGAYEEKFLVIMAGENLPRFLATPTVKKCTCGVQEGKMVISQEDNVVAEEEKQMGEGEAKVKDTGEPTTSH; translated from the coding sequence ATGAGACTGTTGAGCGTCAGATCGAACTCAGAAGATGTGGCGATGCACGCAACGTCAGGATCGTCTTCAGCTTCCGTGAATCACGGTACGGTACCGCAGTCGCCGTGGCACTCACCGGTTCCATACCTCTTCGGCGGTTTAGCGGCGATGCTTGGACTCATAGCCTTTGCTCTTCTTATCCTCGCCTGCTCTTACTGGCGCCATTCCGGCGAAGAAGGTGGTCGGAACGGCGGGGAAGTGGACGAAGAGAAAGAGAGTCGGTCTGGGGACAAGGTGGCGAGCGGAGCATACGAGGAGAAGTTTCTAGTCATTATGGCCGGAGAAAATTTGCCGAGGTTTCTCGCGACGCCGACGGTGAAAAAGTGTACGTGCGGTGTTCAGGAGGGTAAAATGGTAATTTCTCAGGAGGATAATGTTGTTGCTGAAGAGGAGAAGCAGATGGGAGAAGGTGAAGCGAAGGTGAAAGATACAGGAGAACCAACAACAAGTCACTAA